From Thalassovita sp.:
AGTTTGCCGACCTCGGTCAGGAAGAGGGCGCGGATCTGGCGACCCTTGTTGCAGCGGCACTGGAAAGGAACCCCCGGATCGGGGCGGCGGCACAGAACATCAACCTTGCTGATGCGCAGCGGATGAACGCTATCTTTGGCTACCTGCCGCAGGTCCGTTTTGTGCTGGATCACAGCAATATCCAGCAAAGCGTGATCGACAGTGACAACGAAGTGTTCCAGCTGGGTGAGGCGGAATATCCGGTGCAGTCGATGCAGCTGCGTCTGGAACAGCCGATCTTTGATCTGGCGCGGATCTTTGGCATTCAGCACGCGGGCAATGCGCGCTCACTGTCGGAGGTGGAATATATCCGTACGGTGCGCGATGTGTCTTATGAGGTGCTGGATACGTATCTGGTGGCCTCGCAGGCCCGCACCCGCTCGCAACTGCTGCGCCGTCGCATGGCGCTGATGTCGCGTCAAATCGACAGTCAGGACGTGCTGGATGAAACCGGTCTGGGCGATCTGGTGAAATCAGCCTCCCTCAGCTCCGAACGCTCAACACTGGCCGCCGAGGAGGCCATGGCCGCCGCCGAATATGCCGAAGCGTTGGGCACGCTGGCGCGTCTTACGGGCCAGCGGATCGATGAGGTGCCGCGCATCACCATGCCGCGGGGCCTTGTCGGGGCGGAGCGGAAGATCAGCGCGGATGACGCCGTGGCGCTGGGTCTGAAAGAAAACCCGCTGATGATGGCGGCGGCGCTGACAGCTGTTGGCGCGGAGCTGGAGCGGCGCACCGCGATTGCCGATGATTTCTCGCCTGTGTTGATGGCCTATGCCTCGATGAAGCAGGAAGATCGCGCAGACAGCCGGTTTGGCGGTGGCTCACTGACCGAGGACACCACCATGGGCATCAGCCTGACCATCCCGCTGTTTAACGCGGCAGGTGAAGGCTATGCGATGCTGCCGGCCACCGTGCAGGCGCGGGCGGCGACGCTGGATTACCATGCCCGCCAGCGTGAGTTGGAAACCAACATTCGTTCCACCCATCAGCGCATGGGTGAGCTGCGCAAGGCACTGTCGCGATCGACCCGTGCCTCCGGCGCAGCGGCGCGGGCCTTCCGGACCGAAAAGCTGCGGTTTGACAATGGCCAGTCGGCTGAAATCGCCGTGGCCGCGCGGGAGTTGCGCTATGCGGTGACGCGGGAACGGGTGGCCTACTATCAGGTGGAATATATCCGGGCCTGGGCGCGTCTGCAGTACTTGGCGGGGGCAGATCTCAGCAAGGCTGAACTGTGAGGATGCGCGCGCCCCGGGGGCTGTTGGCCCTATCGCTGACCGCAATGATCGCGACTGGTCCGGCTCATGTGCTGGCCGATCAGCCTGTGCTGTCGAAAGAAGAGTTTGCCGCGCGTGCAGGCGCAGCGGCGCCTGCATTGCGGCAGATCAACTGCACCGTCAAACCGCTGCGCGTTGTCGAACTGGCCGCGCCGTCACCGGGCACGGTTGCCAAGGTGCATGTACGCCCCGGTGATCAGGTGAAGGTCGGCGATCTGCTGGTTGAGCTGGACACCACCATCCTAGAGGCCGAGTTGAACGTGGCCAAGGCTCGGGCGGCGGATCTGACTGAGCTGAACGCTGCCAAGGTGCGCCGTGATGGGCTGGCCATCAAAGAGGCGCGGTTGGCCAAGGCCAGCGCACAGCGTGCGGTTTCGGTATCGCAGCACGACGCGGCGGTGCTGGATCTGGCACTGGCTGAGGCGGAGATCACGCAGGTTGAACAGGCACTGGCGCTGGCCGCGTTGGAGGTTGAGCGGACCAAGACGATCCTGGATTCGATGCAGCTGCGCAGCCCGGTCGCGGGTGTGGTTGGCGAAAACCTGATCGA
This genomic window contains:
- a CDS encoding TolC family protein — encoded protein: MKQQFLLGAVVAALTLSGCANSTSKATPERLAALRDAGLDQKAGEKLDKRLAKTLARGQKNGDLEGQFADLGQEEGADLATLVAAALERNPRIGAAAQNINLADAQRMNAIFGYLPQVRFVLDHSNIQQSVIDSDNEVFQLGEAEYPVQSMQLRLEQPIFDLARIFGIQHAGNARSLSEVEYIRTVRDVSYEVLDTYLVASQARTRSQLLRRRMALMSRQIDSQDVLDETGLGDLVKSASLSSERSTLAAEEAMAAAEYAEALGTLARLTGQRIDEVPRITMPRGLVGAERKISADDAVALGLKENPLMMAAALTAVGAELERRTAIADDFSPVLMAYASMKQEDRADSRFGGGSLTEDTTMGISLTIPLFNAAGEGYAMLPATVQARAATLDYHARQRELETNIRSTHQRMGELRKALSRSTRASGAAARAFRTEKLRFDNGQSAEIAVAARELRYAVTRERVAYYQVEYIRAWARLQYLAGADLSKAEL
- a CDS encoding efflux RND transporter periplasmic adaptor subunit, whose protein sequence is MRAPRGLLALSLTAMIATGPAHVLADQPVLSKEEFAARAGAAAPALRQINCTVKPLRVVELAAPSPGTVAKVHVRPGDQVKVGDLLVELDTTILEAELNVAKARAADLTELNAAKVRRDGLAIKEARLAKASAQRAVSVSQHDAAVLDLALAEAEITQVEQALALAALEVERTKTILDSMQLRSPVAGVVGENLIDPGEAAGQEPVATLYVNQPLRVEAFVPSALISSFAAQDRFDAAIGTPVAQHSLSLDYISPVADLASNTISVFFLLSADSVLPGSKCQIDLAAARVQE